A DNA window from Pirellulales bacterium contains the following coding sequences:
- a CDS encoding glycosyltransferase family 2 protein: MNATPRLSLAIPIFNEREVLPKLLARVKKVLADIPGGPHEIVLVDDGSTDGTVEMLEEAAREDPRIVAICLSRNFGHQVAITAALDHVTGDAVVVMDGDLQDPPEVIPQFLAKRAEGFDVVYAQRGQRKESWYLRLSYYLFYRVVASLSDTRLPLDSGDFALLSRPVVDAMRQARERQRYLRGLRSWVGFRQTGIIIDRPGREAGESKYTPLKLLKLASDGIFAFSIVPLRAALVLGLVAILASIAYAVYAILARLVFEKNTPPGFASLIVVIVFLAGVQLLLLGVVGEYVGRIYEEVKGRPHYVVGKLFRSK; this comes from the coding sequence ATGAATGCCACACCGCGCCTGTCGTTGGCGATACCGATTTTTAACGAGCGCGAGGTGCTGCCCAAGCTATTAGCGCGCGTGAAGAAAGTCTTGGCCGACATCCCCGGCGGCCCGCACGAGATCGTCTTGGTTGATGACGGCAGCACGGACGGGACGGTCGAGATGCTGGAGGAGGCCGCGCGCGAGGATCCCCGCATCGTGGCCATCTGCCTGTCGCGCAATTTTGGACATCAGGTGGCCATCACCGCCGCGCTCGACCATGTAACCGGGGACGCTGTCGTCGTCATGGACGGCGATCTGCAAGACCCGCCCGAGGTGATCCCGCAGTTCCTGGCAAAACGTGCCGAAGGGTTCGACGTCGTCTACGCGCAGCGCGGCCAGCGAAAAGAGAGTTGGTATTTGCGATTGTCGTACTACCTGTTCTATCGCGTGGTCGCGTCCTTGTCCGATACGCGACTACCACTCGACAGCGGAGACTTCGCGCTATTGTCACGCCCTGTAGTCGATGCCATGCGTCAGGCGCGCGAGCGGCAGCGCTACTTGCGAGGACTGCGCTCCTGGGTCGGATTTCGCCAGACCGGAATCATCATCGATCGACCCGGCCGCGAAGCCGGAGAATCGAAATACACACCGCTGAAATTGCTGAAGCTGGCCTCGGACGGCATCTTCGCCTTTTCGATCGTGCCGTTGCGTGCGGCGCTGGTGTTGGGCCTGGTCGCCATCCTGGCCTCGATTGCCTACGCCGTGTACGCCATCCTGGCGCGGTTGGTGTTCGAGAAGAATACGCCGCCAGGGTTCGCCTCGCTGATCGTCGTCATTGTCTTTCTGGCGGGCGTGCAGCTGCTGCTGTTGGGAGTGGTCGGCGAATATGTCGGCCGAATTTACGAAGAAGTCAAAGGCCGACCGCACTACGTCGTGGGCAAACTCTTTCGCTCGAAGTGA
- a CDS encoding PEP-CTERM sorting domain-containing protein, translating to MAAGIGPSANNDVGLVIVDPTTGDRTVLSDNTTGAGPNFASPEGVAIEPDGDLLVADRNGGPGGAASIFRVDPLTGNRSIISSNGIGTGQSLGEPFGIIEVGGTIFVANGNAADLLSIDPTTGNRTLFSGGAVGTGHQFFFPVGITALGNSLFVSDMSNLAFQVDPSTGNRVNFPGLGHNVPSGPTGITVSPSGEILIASGLSPNAESVAGVYTIDPLTQIYSLVSGGSVGTGPLPSNSGPAGIATESNGTIILSDSVLNAVMSIDPTTGNRAILSDATHGVGVSFFYPQGVLVIPNVPEPSTIILAALGGLVLLACRRRVR from the coding sequence ATGGCTGCGGGGATTGGCCCATCGGCAAATAACGACGTGGGTTTGGTGATTGTTGATCCCACGACTGGCGATCGCACGGTTCTATCTGATAACACTACGGGGGCAGGACCAAATTTTGCTAGTCCGGAGGGCGTGGCAATCGAGCCTGATGGCGATCTACTCGTTGCGGATCGCAATGGAGGACCAGGAGGGGCCGCGAGTATCTTTCGCGTCGACCCTTTGACCGGCAATCGGTCCATAATTTCATCGAATGGAATCGGAACCGGGCAGAGTCTTGGCGAGCCGTTTGGAATCATCGAAGTCGGCGGCACGATTTTCGTTGCAAATGGAAATGCGGCCGATCTGCTATCCATCGACCCCACAACGGGTAATCGCACATTGTTTTCTGGAGGGGCAGTCGGTACGGGCCACCAATTCTTTTTTCCTGTTGGGATCACAGCTCTGGGGAATAGCCTGTTCGTATCGGACATGTCCAACTTGGCTTTTCAAGTCGATCCTTCGACGGGAAACCGTGTGAATTTTCCCGGCTTAGGACACAACGTCCCTTCAGGCCCAACCGGCATCACCGTTAGTCCATCCGGAGAGATTCTAATTGCAAGCGGGCTGAGCCCGAACGCAGAATCCGTTGCCGGCGTCTACACCATTGATCCTTTAACTCAAATCTATTCGTTAGTATCAGGTGGTTCCGTTGGAACCGGTCCCTTGCCAAGCAATAGCGGTCCTGCTGGCATTGCCACTGAGTCCAATGGAACAATCATTCTTTCCGACAGCGTGTTAAATGCCGTGATGTCGATTGATCCCACTACCGGCAACCGAGCGATACTTTCCGACGCAACTCATGGGGTTGGAGTTTCCTTCTTTTATCCGCAGGGCGTACTCGTGATTCCCAACGTCCCCGAGCCTTCGACGATCATTCTCGCCGCCCTTGGCGGTCTAGTTTTGTTGGCCTGCCGTCGACGGGTCCGCTAG